The proteins below are encoded in one region of Cytobacillus sp. IB215665:
- the spoIIM gene encoding stage II sporulation protein M: MKKQSYQKILQLHIQEHSSIYLFITVLFFMGVIFGSIVVNSLSFSQKQDLFYYLSRFFEQVSEGKFASSKDKFVESYFQNIKYIGLIWLLGVSIIGLPLILVLLFLKGVVVSFTVGFLVNQMEAKGLLLSFISIFPQNLLVIPSFIIISTLAVTFSLKMIRQQFNKRFNQQIFPLFMRYSLVMVVIMIVLLVASAFEAFISPVLMKSVLEVITK; this comes from the coding sequence ATGAAAAAACAATCGTATCAGAAAATATTACAATTACACATTCAAGAGCATTCGTCAATCTATTTATTTATTACTGTGCTCTTTTTTATGGGAGTTATTTTTGGCTCGATCGTTGTTAACAGTCTGAGCTTTAGTCAAAAACAAGATCTTTTCTACTATTTAAGTAGATTCTTCGAACAAGTTTCCGAAGGTAAATTTGCATCCTCAAAAGATAAGTTTGTTGAAAGTTACTTTCAAAATATAAAATATATAGGGTTAATATGGTTACTAGGTGTGTCAATTATTGGGTTGCCGCTTATACTCGTGTTACTTTTTTTAAAAGGAGTTGTTGTGAGTTTTACTGTTGGGTTCCTAGTAAATCAAATGGAGGCTAAAGGGTTACTGTTGTCCTTCATATCAATTTTCCCGCAAAATTTGTTAGTAATTCCGTCATTTATTATTATAAGCACGCTTGCAGTCACATTTTCTTTGAAAATGATCCGACAGCAATTTAATAAAAGATTTAATCAGCAAATTTTTCCGCTATTTATGCGGTACTCTCTTGTTATGGTAGTTATAATGATAGTATTATTAGTAGCTTCAGCATTTGAGGCGTTTATTTCTCCAGTTTTAATGAAAAGTGTATTAGAGGTTATTACAAAATAA